A genomic region of Aureimonas populi contains the following coding sequences:
- a CDS encoding pyridoxal phosphate-dependent aminotransferase, which translates to MSLTALARSLPSTVPFVGPEALERRTGRPFKARLGANESVFGPSPAVVDAMAAAARDSWAYGDPEHFEVKAAIAAHHGVGPENVAVGEGIDGLLGLLVRLTVEPGDKVVTSLGAYPTFNYHVVGHGGVLDFVPYRADDHEDPEALAERAAALHPKLLYFANPDNPTGTWHEGAAVQRLIEATPEETILVLDEAYADFAPGSALPPLVPFRPNVLRFRTFSKAHGMAGARIGYVLGAPETLVHFDKVRNHFGLSRMAQAGAIAALADKAYLRETVARVAQARETLAAIALDAGLRPLPSATNFVAMDCGGDGAHARAILDGVISRGVFIRMPGQPPLDRMIRVTVGRPEELALFAEALSASLRDR; encoded by the coding sequence ATGAGCCTGACTGCCCTCGCCCGGAGCCTGCCCTCCACAGTGCCCTTCGTCGGCCCCGAAGCGCTGGAGCGGCGCACCGGCCGCCCCTTCAAGGCGCGCCTGGGCGCCAATGAAAGCGTGTTCGGCCCCTCGCCCGCTGTCGTCGACGCCATGGCGGCCGCCGCGCGCGACAGTTGGGCCTATGGCGACCCGGAGCATTTCGAGGTGAAGGCGGCGATTGCCGCCCATCACGGGGTGGGGCCGGAAAACGTCGCGGTCGGCGAGGGAATCGACGGCCTGCTGGGCCTGCTGGTGCGCCTGACGGTGGAGCCGGGCGACAAGGTCGTGACCTCGCTCGGCGCCTATCCGACCTTCAACTACCATGTCGTCGGCCATGGCGGGGTGCTGGATTTCGTGCCCTACCGCGCCGATGACCACGAGGACCCGGAGGCCCTTGCGGAGCGCGCCGCCGCGCTTCACCCCAAGCTGCTCTATTTCGCCAACCCCGACAATCCGACCGGCACATGGCACGAGGGCGCGGCCGTCCAGCGCCTGATCGAGGCGACGCCCGAGGAGACGATCCTCGTCCTCGACGAGGCCTATGCCGACTTCGCGCCCGGTTCGGCCTTGCCGCCGCTGGTGCCGTTCCGGCCGAACGTCCTGCGTTTCCGCACCTTCTCCAAGGCCCATGGCATGGCGGGCGCGCGGATCGGCTATGTGCTCGGCGCACCGGAGACGCTGGTCCATTTCGACAAGGTCCGCAATCATTTCGGCCTCTCGCGCATGGCCCAGGCCGGCGCCATCGCGGCGCTGGCGGACAAGGCCTATCTGCGGGAGACGGTGGCGCGGGTCGCGCAAGCGCGCGAAACGCTCGCCGCGATCGCGCTGGACGCGGGGCTGCGCCCGCTGCCCTCGGCGACGAATTTCGTGGCGATGGACTGCGGGGGCGACGGCGCCCATGCCCGCGCCATCCTGGACGGCGTCATTTCGCGCGGCGTCTTCATCCGCATGCCCGGCCAGCCGCCGCTCGACCGGATGATCCGCGTGACCGTGGGCCGGCCGGAGGAGCTGGCGCTCTTCGCGGAGGCGCTGAGCGCGTCCTTGCGGGACCGCTAA
- a CDS encoding gamma carbonic anhydrase family protein has protein sequence MAIYSLDNDRPDLPENGRYFVAESATVVGRVRLGEDVGVWFGAVIRGDNEWIEIGPRTNVQDNCTLHSDSGFPLSIGAGCTLGHGAIVHGCMIGENSLVGMGATVLNGARIGRNSIVGAGALVTEGKVFPDNSLIVGAPARAVRTLGEDDAARLKLSAEHYVANARRFAAGLQRIED, from the coding sequence ATGGCGATCTACTCACTGGACAATGACAGGCCGGACCTGCCGGAAAACGGCCGATACTTCGTGGCGGAAAGCGCGACGGTGGTCGGGCGCGTGCGGCTGGGTGAGGATGTCGGCGTGTGGTTCGGCGCGGTGATCCGCGGCGACAACGAGTGGATCGAGATCGGCCCACGCACCAATGTGCAGGACAATTGCACGCTCCATTCCGATTCCGGCTTTCCGCTCTCCATCGGCGCGGGCTGCACGCTCGGCCACGGTGCCATCGTCCATGGCTGCATGATCGGCGAGAACTCGCTGGTGGGCATGGGCGCGACCGTGCTCAACGGCGCGCGGATCGGGCGCAACTCCATCGTCGGTGCCGGCGCCCTCGTCACCGAGGGCAAGGTTTTCCCGGACAACTCGCTCATCGTGGGCGCGCCGGCCAGGGCCGTGCGCACCCTTGGCGAGGATGACGCCGCGAGGCTGAAGCTGTCCGCCGAACATTATGTCGCCAACGCCCGGCGCTTTGCCGCCGGCCTTCAACGCATCGAAGACTGA